A section of the Dyella terrae genome encodes:
- a CDS encoding GNAT family N-acetyltransferase, producing the protein MSLTIRPAERRDAEHIAAWNIAMAWETEEKRLDPATIARGVEAVFDEPRRGFYMIAELDGEAVGCLLVTYEWSDWRCGDFWWIQSVYVVASARRSGAFRAMYAEVTRRATEASAVGVRLYVETENLRAQGTYEKLGMEKCHYFMYEAMI; encoded by the coding sequence ATGTCCCTGACCATTCGTCCCGCCGAACGCCGCGATGCCGAACACATCGCCGCGTGGAATATCGCCATGGCCTGGGAAACCGAAGAGAAGCGCCTGGATCCGGCGACCATTGCCCGGGGCGTTGAGGCCGTGTTTGACGAACCGCGCCGCGGCTTCTACATGATTGCCGAGCTCGATGGCGAGGCCGTGGGTTGCCTCCTGGTGACGTACGAATGGAGCGACTGGCGTTGCGGGGACTTCTGGTGGATCCAGAGTGTTTACGTGGTGGCAAGTGCGCGCCGGAGCGGGGCGTTTCGTGCGATGTACGCCGAGGTGACGCGGCGTGCGACGGAGGCGTCGGCCGTGGGCGTGCGCTTGTACGTGGAGACGGAGAATCTTCGCGCGCAGGGGACGTACGAGAAGCTTGGCATGGAGAAGTGCCATTACTTCATGTATGAGGCGATGATCTAA
- a CDS encoding sensor domain-containing protein yields MQIADDHEQSPRDWASHVIHGAPALIAYIDRDQRFRFVNLAHQAWLGVLPEDLVGRRVAEVIDELSLQRAGSCLEQALAGQPAVYEGEMFSGPAQCYVHGSFQPDFADDGSVRGVFTVFIDITERYAMESRLRESEARLFGTFQNAAVGMALVTPDGQLLRVNAALCSMLGYREEEMLKLTIGDITYADDVTKSRVMATELMSGKRESYQLEKRYVHRDGHIVHVQLSVSLVRAADGTPFHAVALIADISQRKAYEEALFRERELAEVTLRSIGDAVITTDLQHRVTSLNPIAEAMTGWSQSAAIGRHVSDVFRLIDGQTREPMLNPLLDAILRDAIVELRGDAMLVHRNGFETPIEDSAASIHDHAGNVIGGVLVFHDVSATRALVLKMAHMAQHDTLTGLPNRSLLQSRLEQVIVAAGRRQSRAALIFINLDHFKLINDTLGHKVGDQLLRTFATHLRGLLRSEDTVSRTAGDEFMVVLPHVDSASEASLVCELLMRRWAEQPPNELSELPLSFSAGISIYPDDALDVETMIRHADTAMYEAKMQGRSSFRLFTPAMTQRPAARMRIESELRKAIRRGDLKLHYQPKVDADTGAVVGAEALMRWQVDGRDVYRPDQFVPVAEETGLIGVIGKWALQQACRQAATWHRRGHGITIAVNVAAPQFLQPGFRASLQELLAESELPPQLIELELTERMVMSGGEQSRLLMREIKELGVSLALDDFGTGYSSLSYLKHFPIDVLKIPRTFVRDVATDSDSAAITEAIITMAQSLAMGVVAEGVETAEQAAFLRAAGCTVLQGFLFGPPMPAEEFATLL; encoded by the coding sequence ATGCAGATCGCAGACGACCATGAGCAGTCGCCCCGGGATTGGGCATCGCATGTCATTCATGGCGCGCCAGCCCTCATTGCCTACATCGATCGCGACCAGCGCTTCCGCTTCGTCAACCTCGCCCACCAGGCGTGGCTGGGCGTGTTGCCGGAGGATCTGGTCGGCCGTCGCGTCGCCGAAGTCATCGACGAACTGAGCCTGCAGCGCGCCGGCAGTTGCCTCGAGCAAGCACTGGCTGGCCAGCCGGCAGTCTACGAAGGCGAAATGTTCTCCGGCCCCGCGCAGTGCTATGTGCACGGCAGCTTCCAGCCCGACTTCGCCGACGACGGCTCGGTGCGCGGCGTCTTCACCGTGTTCATCGACATCACCGAACGCTACGCCATGGAGTCGCGACTTCGCGAAAGCGAAGCACGCCTGTTCGGCACCTTCCAGAACGCCGCGGTCGGCATGGCCCTGGTCACGCCCGACGGCCAGCTGCTGCGCGTCAACGCCGCCCTTTGCAGCATGCTCGGCTATCGCGAAGAGGAGATGCTCAAGCTCACCATCGGCGACATCACCTACGCGGACGACGTCACCAAGAGCCGCGTGATGGCGACTGAGCTTATGAGCGGCAAGCGCGAGTCGTACCAACTGGAAAAGCGTTACGTGCATCGCGATGGGCACATCGTGCATGTGCAGCTGAGCGTATCGCTGGTGCGTGCGGCCGACGGTACGCCGTTCCATGCCGTGGCGCTGATCGCCGACATCAGCCAGCGAAAAGCCTACGAAGAAGCGCTGTTCCGCGAACGCGAACTGGCCGAAGTCACCTTGCGCTCGATCGGCGATGCCGTCATCACCACGGATCTGCAGCATCGCGTCACCTCGCTCAACCCCATCGCCGAGGCCATGACGGGCTGGAGCCAGAGCGCGGCCATTGGCCGGCACGTCTCGGATGTGTTCCGGCTGATCGATGGCCAGACGCGCGAACCCATGCTTAACCCATTGCTCGACGCCATTCTGCGCGACGCCATCGTCGAACTGCGTGGCGACGCGATGCTGGTCCATCGCAACGGCTTCGAAACGCCGATCGAAGATTCGGCCGCATCGATCCACGACCATGCCGGCAACGTCATCGGTGGCGTGCTGGTGTTCCATGACGTCAGTGCCACGCGCGCACTCGTGCTGAAGATGGCGCACATGGCGCAGCACGACACGCTCACGGGCCTGCCCAACCGCAGCCTGCTGCAGTCACGGCTTGAACAGGTCATCGTCGCCGCCGGGCGGCGCCAGTCGCGCGCTGCCCTGATCTTCATCAACCTCGATCACTTCAAGCTCATCAACGACACCCTGGGCCACAAGGTCGGCGATCAGCTGCTGCGCACCTTCGCTACCCACTTGCGCGGCCTGCTGCGCAGCGAAGACACGGTAAGCCGCACGGCCGGTGACGAATTCATGGTGGTGCTGCCGCACGTCGACAGCGCCAGCGAAGCCAGCCTGGTCTGTGAGCTCCTGATGCGTCGTTGGGCCGAACAGCCACCCAACGAACTGAGCGAACTGCCGCTGAGTTTCAGCGCTGGCATCAGTATCTATCCCGACGACGCGCTCGACGTGGAAACGATGATCCGCCACGCCGATACGGCGATGTACGAGGCGAAGATGCAGGGCCGCAGCAGTTTCCGCCTGTTTACTCCCGCCATGACGCAACGACCCGCCGCACGCATGCGCATCGAGTCGGAACTGCGCAAGGCTATCCGGCGCGGCGATCTCAAACTTCATTACCAACCGAAGGTCGACGCCGATACCGGCGCCGTGGTCGGCGCCGAAGCGCTGATGCGCTGGCAGGTGGACGGTCGCGATGTGTATCGTCCCGACCAGTTCGTGCCGGTGGCCGAGGAAACCGGGCTCATCGGCGTCATCGGGAAATGGGCGCTCCAGCAGGCATGCCGGCAGGCCGCGACATGGCACCGGCGCGGACATGGCATCACCATCGCCGTGAACGTGGCCGCGCCACAGTTCCTGCAGCCGGGATTTCGCGCATCCCTGCAGGAACTTCTGGCGGAGAGCGAGCTGCCGCCGCAACTGATCGAACTGGAACTTACCGAGCGGATGGTGATGTCCGGTGGCGAACAGAGTCGTTTGCTGATGCGCGAGATCAAGGAACTGGGTGTATCACTGGCGCTCGACGATTTCGGCACGGGCTACAGCAGCCTTTCCTACCTCAAGCACTTCCCGATCGACGTGCTGAAGATCCCGCGAACCTTCGTGCGTGACGTGGCGACCGATTCCGATAGTGCGGCGATCACCGAAGCGATCATCACCATGGCGCAGAGCCTGGCGATGGGCGTGGTGGCGGAAGGCGTGGAGACGGCCGAACAGGCGGCGTTCCTGCGCGCGGCGGGGTGCACGGTGTTGCAGGGGTTTCTGTTTGGGCCGCCGATGCCGGCGGAGGAATTCGCGACGTTGCTGTGA
- a CDS encoding acetyl-CoA C-acetyltransferase, with translation MENSSKRVGVIGGVRIPFCRNNTAYADVGNFGMSVKVLGSLVERYRLHGEELGEVAMGAVIKHSSEWNLAREAVLSSGLAPTTPGITTARACGTSLDNAIIIANKIAAGQIEAGIAGGSDTTSDVPIVLSERLRKRLLAINRAKGWQDKLASATRGFSFKEFKPAFPGVAEPRTGMSMGDHCERMAKEWHITRQAQDELAQSSHKKLAAAYDAGFFDDLVVPFRGLKRDGFLRPDTTLEKLASLKPAFDKISGHGTLTAGNSTGLSDGAAAVLLASDDWAAQRGLTVQAYFKDAEVSAVDFVHGEGLLMAPTVAVPRMLKRHGLTLQDFDFYEIHEAFAAQVLCTLRAWESEDYCRNRLGLDQPLGSIDPARLNVHGSSLAVGHPFAATGARIVATLARMLEQKGSGRGLISICTAGGMGVTAILERP, from the coding sequence ATGGAAAACAGCTCCAAGCGCGTCGGTGTCATCGGCGGCGTACGCATCCCCTTCTGTCGCAACAACACCGCCTACGCCGATGTCGGCAATTTCGGCATGTCGGTGAAAGTGCTCGGTTCACTCGTCGAGCGCTATCGCCTGCACGGCGAGGAGCTCGGCGAAGTGGCGATGGGTGCGGTGATCAAACATTCCTCGGAATGGAACCTGGCGCGCGAAGCCGTGCTCTCGTCGGGCCTGGCGCCGACCACGCCGGGCATCACCACGGCGCGCGCCTGCGGCACCTCGCTGGATAACGCCATCATCATTGCCAACAAGATCGCCGCAGGGCAGATCGAGGCGGGCATCGCCGGTGGTTCGGACACCACCAGCGACGTGCCGATCGTGCTCAGCGAGCGCCTGCGCAAGCGGCTTCTCGCGATCAATCGCGCCAAGGGCTGGCAGGACAAGCTCGCGTCCGCCACGCGCGGCTTCTCGTTCAAGGAATTCAAGCCGGCCTTCCCGGGCGTGGCCGAGCCGCGCACCGGCATGTCGATGGGCGACCATTGCGAGCGCATGGCGAAGGAATGGCATATCACCCGCCAGGCGCAGGACGAACTGGCGCAGTCGAGCCACAAGAAGCTCGCCGCCGCCTATGACGCCGGTTTCTTCGACGATCTCGTGGTGCCCTTCCGCGGCCTCAAGCGCGACGGCTTCCTGCGCCCGGACACGACGCTGGAAAAGCTCGCCTCGCTCAAGCCCGCTTTCGACAAGATTTCCGGCCACGGCACGCTGACCGCCGGCAACTCCACCGGCCTCTCCGATGGTGCTGCCGCCGTGCTGCTCGCCAGTGATGACTGGGCTGCCCAGCGCGGTCTGACGGTGCAGGCGTACTTCAAGGATGCCGAAGTGTCGGCGGTGGATTTCGTCCATGGCGAAGGCCTGCTGATGGCGCCGACGGTGGCCGTGCCGCGCATGCTCAAGCGCCATGGCCTGACGCTGCAGGATTTCGATTTCTACGAGATCCACGAAGCCTTCGCCGCCCAGGTGCTGTGCACGCTGCGCGCGTGGGAAAGCGAAGACTACTGCCGCAACCGCCTGGGGCTGGACCAGCCGCTGGGCAGCATCGATCCGGCCAGGCTCAACGTGCATGGCTCCAGCCTGGCCGTCGGCCATCCGTTCGCCGCCACGGGCGCGCGCATCGTCGCCACGCTGGCGCGCATGCTCGAGCAGAAGGGTTCGGGCCGCGGCCTGATCTCGATTTGCACTGCGGGCGGCATGGGCGTCACCGCCATCCTCGAACGGCCGTAA
- a CDS encoding energy transducer TonB, translated as MPRLRTTATLSLLMLLGGIAGTAWLSEQTAGWQGPKARYVQVPEKLARRPATTPRRERPRVVHPSEVGAIAAPVAPESISLTPVDMPWPETSLFSRRETPDGRVLLDLNVDGVGHVVSARVAESSGNANVDAEALSVVKGWRFAVPDGHPDGARGELVWRAAGAGP; from the coding sequence ATGCCACGTCTTCGCACCACCGCCACCCTCAGCCTGCTGATGCTGCTGGGTGGCATCGCGGGCACCGCGTGGCTCAGCGAACAGACCGCCGGATGGCAGGGCCCGAAGGCGCGCTACGTGCAGGTGCCTGAAAAGCTGGCGCGCCGTCCCGCGACCACGCCGCGTCGCGAACGCCCGCGTGTCGTGCATCCCAGCGAAGTCGGCGCGATCGCAGCGCCCGTCGCGCCGGAGTCGATTTCCCTCACGCCTGTCGACATGCCCTGGCCGGAGACGTCGCTGTTCTCGCGGCGGGAAACACCGGACGGGCGCGTGTTGCTCGACCTGAACGTGGACGGCGTCGGCCATGTCGTGAGCGCGCGCGTGGCCGAATCGAGCGGTAACGCGAACGTGGATGCCGAAGCCCTGAGTGTCGTCAAAGGGTGGCGTTTCGCCGTGCCGGACGGACATCCGGATGGCGCGCGCGGCGAACTCGTATGGCGTGCAGCGGGGGCCGGCCCGTAA
- the ubiA gene encoding 4-hydroxybenzoate octaprenyltransferase translates to MFLMQKLPPNIREKALDYLVLTRMDRPIGALLLLWPTWWALWLAAGDFPPVKLLVIFTMGVFAMRAAGCAINDFADRKLDPQVERTAGRPIASGRVTPKEALIVFGALLAFSFILVLFTNPLTIKLSFAGAALAAIYPFTKRYTHLPQVVLGAAFGWSIPMAFAAVSNTVPPLGWLLFIANIIWSVIYDTQYALVDREDDIKAGAKSTAILFGDADIPILSILIATFVLAMFFVGQRGALGWPYWLALVVAIGLFARQMWSIRTHDRTACLAAFRNNNWLGMVLWVGIVLALAIK, encoded by the coding sequence ATGTTCCTGATGCAGAAGTTGCCGCCGAACATCCGCGAAAAGGCGCTGGATTACCTGGTGCTCACGCGCATGGACCGCCCGATTGGCGCGCTCCTGCTGTTGTGGCCGACGTGGTGGGCGCTGTGGCTGGCCGCCGGTGATTTCCCGCCGGTCAAGCTGCTGGTGATCTTCACGATGGGCGTGTTCGCCATGCGCGCTGCCGGTTGCGCGATCAACGACTTTGCCGACCGCAAGCTCGATCCGCAGGTGGAACGCACCGCGGGCCGACCGATCGCGTCAGGACGCGTCACGCCGAAGGAGGCGCTGATCGTGTTCGGCGCGTTGCTGGCGTTCTCGTTCATCCTGGTGCTGTTCACCAACCCGCTGACGATCAAGCTGTCTTTCGCGGGTGCGGCGCTGGCGGCCATCTATCCATTCACCAAGCGCTACACGCATTTGCCGCAGGTGGTGCTGGGCGCGGCGTTCGGCTGGTCGATTCCGATGGCGTTTGCAGCGGTGAGCAACACGGTCCCGCCGCTGGGCTGGCTGCTGTTTATCGCCAACATCATCTGGTCGGTGATCTACGACACGCAGTACGCGCTGGTCGATCGCGAAGACGACATCAAGGCCGGTGCCAAATCCACGGCGATTCTTTTTGGCGACGCGGACATCCCGATCCTCTCCATCCTGATCGCCACCTTCGTGCTCGCCATGTTCTTCGTGGGACAGCGCGGGGCACTGGGCTGGCCTTATTGGCTAGCCCTCGTGGTGGCCATCGGCCTGTTCGCGCGCCAGATGTGGAGCATCCGCACCCACGACCGCACGGCTTGCCTGGCCGCTTTTCGCAACAACAACTGGCTCGGCATGGTGTTGTGGGTGGGTATCGTGCTGGCGCTGGCGATCAAGTAA
- the ilvA gene encoding threonine ammonia-lyase, biosynthetic translates to MNAAALATASPALADDHAWLRRILEARVYDVARETSLDVAPALSERLGATVLLKREDQQPVHSFKLRGAYNKMVGLSPQERARGVIAASAGNHAQGVALGAARLGMHAVIVMPATAPQVKVDAVRQLGGEWVEVVLAGDSYSDAQAEANRLCQARDMTFVHPFDDEAVIAGQATVAMEILRQHPGRLDALFVPIGGGGLIAGMATYVKAIRPEVKIIGVQAIDSDAMAQSLDTKARVVLHEVGLFADGTAVKQVGALTYALCQRHVDAVIRVDTDAICAAMRDVFQDARSVPEPSGALAVAGLKAYAASRHGAGETYAAVVSGANLNFDRLRFVAERAEVGEQREAVFAVTIPEERGSFRRFCAALGDRSITEFNYRISDASQAHIFVGIQIRSREEREALAAAFRAQSFGVLDLTDDELAKLHLRHMIGGRSALAHDELLYRFEFPERPGALTRFLARMHPDWNISLFHYRNQGADYGRILVGLQVPRHERSLFARFVEGLGYPCRDESMHPAYALLLRSEPT, encoded by the coding sequence ATGAACGCGGCGGCGCTCGCCACGGCAAGCCCGGCGCTCGCCGACGACCACGCCTGGCTGCGCCGCATCCTGGAGGCACGCGTGTATGACGTCGCGCGCGAAACCTCGCTTGACGTGGCCCCGGCACTCTCTGAGCGCCTTGGTGCGACCGTGCTGCTGAAGCGTGAGGATCAGCAGCCCGTGCATTCCTTCAAGCTGCGCGGTGCATACAACAAGATGGTCGGGCTATCGCCACAGGAGCGTGCGCGCGGGGTCATTGCAGCGTCGGCGGGCAATCATGCGCAGGGCGTGGCGCTCGGTGCGGCACGGCTCGGCATGCATGCCGTCATCGTCATGCCCGCCACGGCGCCACAGGTCAAAGTGGACGCGGTGAGGCAGTTGGGCGGCGAATGGGTGGAGGTCGTGCTGGCCGGCGATTCCTACAGCGATGCCCAGGCCGAGGCGAACCGACTTTGCCAGGCGCGCGACATGACGTTCGTGCATCCGTTCGACGACGAAGCCGTCATCGCCGGCCAGGCCACGGTGGCCATGGAGATCCTGCGCCAGCATCCGGGCCGGCTTGATGCGTTGTTCGTGCCCATCGGCGGGGGTGGCCTGATCGCCGGCATGGCAACGTATGTCAAGGCAATTCGTCCCGAGGTGAAGATCATCGGGGTGCAGGCCATCGATTCCGACGCCATGGCGCAATCGCTCGACACCAAGGCCCGCGTCGTTCTGCATGAAGTGGGCCTGTTCGCCGACGGCACCGCCGTCAAGCAAGTGGGCGCACTGACGTATGCGCTATGCCAGCGCCATGTGGATGCCGTGATACGCGTGGATACGGATGCGATCTGCGCGGCGATGCGCGATGTTTTCCAGGATGCACGCAGCGTGCCTGAGCCATCCGGTGCGCTCGCCGTGGCCGGCCTCAAGGCTTATGCAGCGAGCCGCCACGGAGCTGGCGAAACCTATGCCGCCGTGGTCTCTGGCGCCAATCTCAACTTCGACCGCCTGCGTTTCGTCGCCGAGCGCGCCGAAGTCGGCGAGCAGCGGGAAGCCGTGTTCGCCGTCACGATCCCCGAAGAACGCGGTAGCTTCCGACGCTTCTGCGCGGCACTCGGCGATCGCTCAATCACGGAATTCAACTACCGGATCAGCGACGCCTCGCAGGCGCATATCTTTGTCGGCATCCAAATCCGCAGCCGGGAAGAGCGCGAGGCGCTTGCCGCTGCGTTCCGCGCGCAGTCATTCGGCGTGCTGGACCTGACGGACGATGAGCTGGCGAAGCTGCACCTTCGCCACATGATCGGCGGTCGCTCGGCGCTGGCACACGACGAGTTGCTCTATCGCTTCGAATTTCCCGAGCGGCCCGGAGCCCTGACGCGCTTCCTTGCGCGGATGCACCCGGACTGGAACATCAGCCTGTTCCATTACCGCAACCAAGGCGCGGACTATGGGCGCATCCTGGTGGGCTTGCAGGTGCCCCGGCATGAGCGCTCGTTGTTCGCACGGTTTGTCGAGGGCCTGGGTTATCCCTGCCGCGATGAAAGCATGCATCCGGCCTATGCGCTGCTGCTCCGGAGTGAGCCGACCTGA
- the ilvN gene encoding acetolactate synthase small subunit, whose amino-acid sequence MKHTLSILLQNEAGALVRVAGLFSARGFNIDSLNVAVTQDPAVSRLTLVMHGADESVDQLIKQTRKLVDVIDVSHPAEELAA is encoded by the coding sequence ATGAAGCACACGCTTTCCATCCTTCTGCAGAACGAGGCGGGCGCACTGGTTCGCGTCGCCGGCCTGTTTTCCGCGCGCGGCTTCAACATCGACTCGCTGAATGTCGCCGTCACGCAGGATCCGGCGGTGTCGCGGCTCACGCTGGTCATGCACGGTGCCGACGAATCGGTGGATCAGCTGATCAAGCAGACGCGCAAGCTGGTCGACGTCATCGACGTGAGTCATCCGGCAGAAGAACTCGCCGCATGA
- the ilvB gene encoding biosynthetic-type acetolactate synthase large subunit, whose product MTALHAERITAHPLNAQPMSGAEVVVQVLADEGVDVLFGYSGGAILPVYDAVFRYNATHLSPLGGEPMPLIVPANEQGAGFMAAGYARASGKVGVAIVTSGPGATNMVTPVRDSMSDSIPMVVICGQVPTSAIGSDAFQEAPISNIMSACAKHVFLVTDASKLEDTIRTAFEIARSGRPGPVVVDIPKDVQNTPLAFRGEGTLPMPGYRARLATLEQSRLDDAACTAFFDALSRAKRPLIYAGGGVIASGAAAELRRFIEQLGMPVTTTLMGLGAYDTTEPLALHMLGMHGTAYANYAVEDCDFLFALGARFDDRVAGVPLKFAPNAQFIAQIDIDPAEIGKVKAVHWHHNGDLAHALDRLAVWAVAHGVSRRFDEWHAHIATLKRDHALDYDRDSALIQPYAVIEAINRHTRGHAIISTGVGQHQMWAAQYFDFREPRHWLSSGSMGTMGFGLPAAIGAQFARRDAVVIDIDGDASIRMNLGELETVTTYGLPVKIVVLNNMGDGMVRQWQKLFFRGRFASSDKSLHRKDFIKAAQADGFEWARRLERKEELADTVADFLAHPGPAFLEVMIDPDAGVYPMVGPGATYAQMITGDFIAARHEADAPGDSPTHMF is encoded by the coding sequence ATGACCGCCTTGCACGCAGAACGCATCACCGCCCACCCGCTCAACGCGCAGCCGATGTCCGGTGCGGAAGTGGTGGTGCAGGTGCTCGCCGACGAAGGCGTCGACGTGCTCTTCGGTTATTCGGGTGGCGCCATCCTGCCCGTGTACGACGCGGTATTCCGCTACAACGCCACGCACCTGAGCCCGCTTGGTGGCGAGCCGATGCCCTTGATCGTGCCGGCGAATGAACAGGGCGCGGGCTTCATGGCCGCCGGTTATGCGCGCGCATCCGGCAAGGTTGGCGTGGCCATCGTCACGTCGGGCCCGGGCGCGACCAACATGGTGACGCCGGTGCGCGACTCGATGTCCGACTCCATTCCCATGGTGGTCATCTGCGGCCAGGTGCCGACGTCGGCCATCGGCAGCGATGCGTTTCAAGAGGCGCCGATCAGCAACATCATGAGCGCCTGCGCCAAGCACGTGTTCCTCGTGACCGATGCCAGCAAGCTGGAGGACACGATTCGCACCGCGTTCGAGATCGCGCGCAGCGGGCGACCGGGACCGGTCGTCGTGGATATTCCCAAGGACGTACAGAACACGCCTCTCGCCTTTCGCGGCGAGGGCACGCTGCCCATGCCCGGCTATCGGGCGCGACTGGCAACGTTGGAACAGTCGCGTCTGGATGATGCTGCCTGCACCGCGTTCTTTGACGCGCTGTCACGCGCGAAACGACCGCTGATCTACGCGGGCGGTGGCGTCATCGCTTCCGGCGCGGCTGCCGAACTCCGCCGCTTCATCGAGCAACTGGGCATGCCGGTCACCACCACGCTCATGGGCTTGGGCGCTTACGACACCACCGAGCCGCTGGCCCTGCACATGCTGGGCATGCACGGGACGGCCTATGCCAACTACGCCGTGGAGGATTGCGACTTCCTGTTCGCGCTTGGCGCGCGCTTCGACGATCGCGTGGCGGGCGTGCCACTGAAGTTTGCACCAAACGCGCAGTTCATCGCGCAGATCGACATCGATCCGGCCGAGATCGGCAAGGTGAAGGCGGTCCACTGGCATCACAACGGCGACCTGGCCCATGCGCTCGATCGGCTGGCCGTCTGGGCGGTTGCCCATGGCGTCAGCCGTCGCTTCGACGAGTGGCATGCGCACATCGCCACCCTCAAGCGCGATCACGCGCTGGATTACGACCGCGACAGCGCCCTGATCCAGCCTTATGCCGTGATCGAGGCCATCAACCGCCACACGCGCGGCCACGCCATCATCAGCACGGGCGTCGGCCAGCACCAGATGTGGGCGGCGCAGTACTTCGACTTCCGCGAGCCGCGCCACTGGCTGAGTTCCGGTTCGATGGGCACGATGGGTTTCGGCCTGCCGGCGGCCATAGGTGCACAGTTCGCGCGCCGCGATGCCGTGGTCATCGATATTGATGGCGACGCCAGCATCCGCATGAATCTCGGCGAGCTCGAAACCGTGACCACGTACGGCCTGCCGGTGAAGATTGTCGTGCTCAACAATATGGGCGACGGCATGGTGCGGCAGTGGCAGAAGCTGTTCTTCCGGGGCCGCTTTGCGTCGTCCGACAAAAGCCTGCACCGCAAGGATTTCATCAAGGCCGCGCAGGCGGATGGCTTCGAGTGGGCGCGGCGGCTCGAGCGCAAGGAAGAGCTCGCCGATACCGTCGCTGACTTCCTCGCCCATCCGGGCCCGGCCTTCCTTGAAGTGATGATCGATCCGGATGCCGGCGTGTACCCCATGGTGGGCCCGGGTGCGACCTATGCACAGATGATCACCGGGGATTTCATTGCTGCCCGCCATGAAGCCGATGCACCCGGCGACTCACCCACCCACATGTTCTGA
- the ilvC gene encoding ketol-acid reductoisomerase, with translation MSSNTSHPTLADARIAVLGYGSQGRAHALNLRDSGLDVIVGLRKGGPSWERAKAEGFNVAEPGDAVRGADLVAVLTPDMVQPSLYRESIEPNIKPGAALLFAHGFNVHFGQIAPRADIDVILVAPKGPGALVRREYEIGRGVPCIWAVHQDVSGEAEAKAKAYADGIGGGRALLIKTDFKEETETDLFGEQAVLCGGASALVQAGFETLVEAGYQPEIAYYEVLHELKLIVDLFYEGGIARMLEFVSETAQYGDYVSGPRVVDAATKERMKGVLTDIQDGTFARNWIAEYQAGLPNYKRLKQADLDHPIEQVGAKLRARMPWLQANAPKAAAEPLKKVG, from the coding sequence ATGAGCAGCAACACCTCCCACCCGACGCTGGCCGATGCCCGCATTGCCGTGCTTGGTTACGGCAGCCAGGGCCGCGCACATGCGCTGAACCTGCGCGACTCCGGCCTGGACGTCATCGTTGGCTTGCGCAAGGGCGGCCCCTCCTGGGAGCGCGCCAAGGCCGAAGGCTTCAACGTGGCCGAGCCGGGCGACGCCGTGCGCGGCGCCGATCTCGTCGCCGTGCTCACCCCGGACATGGTGCAGCCGTCGCTGTATCGCGAGTCGATCGAGCCGAACATCAAGCCGGGTGCCGCGCTGTTGTTCGCCCACGGGTTCAATGTGCACTTCGGCCAGATCGCACCGCGCGCCGACATCGACGTGATCCTCGTGGCGCCCAAGGGCCCGGGCGCTCTCGTGCGTCGCGAATATGAGATCGGTCGTGGTGTGCCGTGCATCTGGGCTGTGCACCAGGACGTCAGCGGTGAGGCGGAAGCCAAGGCCAAGGCGTATGCCGACGGCATTGGCGGCGGTCGCGCGCTGCTGATCAAGACCGATTTCAAGGAAGAGACCGAAACGGATTTGTTCGGCGAACAGGCCGTGCTCTGCGGCGGCGCCAGCGCGCTGGTGCAGGCCGGTTTCGAGACCCTGGTGGAAGCCGGTTACCAGCCGGAGATCGCGTACTACGAAGTGCTGCACGAGCTGAAGCTCATCGTGGACCTGTTCTACGAAGGCGGCATCGCGCGCATGCTGGAGTTTGTCTCCGAGACGGCGCAGTACGGCGACTATGTCAGCGGCCCGCGCGTCGTGGACGCCGCCACCAAGGAGCGCATGAAGGGCGTGCTCACCGATATCCAGGACGGCACCTTCGCCCGCAACTGGATCGCCGAGTACCAGGCGGGCTTGCCCAACTACAAGCGCCTGAAGCAGGCCGACCTCGATCATCCGATCGAACAGGTGGGCGCGAAGCTCCGTGCGCGGATGCCCTGGTTGCAGGCTAACGCACCGAAAGCCGCCGCCGAGCCATTGAAGAAGGTGGGCTGA